The Chloroflexota bacterium region GCCCGGTCGCAGAGAGCGCGATAAATGGGCGACGCCGGAAAGAGCCATCGAGTATATGGACCGGAATAACATCTTAAAGACGGCCTTCATGATTCTGGTGCCTCGACAGTACCGTGGTCCATTGTACGAAAAAGCCAAACTCCGGGAGCTTCCCGAAGGGCAGCGAAAAAAAGAGAAAGAAAGAATCAGCCAGCAAATCGGGCCACTGATGCGAGAAATGAACGAGTGGGGCTGTGGTGTAGGCCGCCGACTCCCAAGGTTGCTTCCTTTTATAGGCATGTCAGACGACCTGGGTAGCCCTGAGGCCATGGTTGAAGAGGTGGCCTTGAGGGCCAGCCAGGGAGCAAAGGGAGTAAAAATGCACCCGGGGCAGTTTTCCTATTACGCAAATGATGAGGGTTTCTGGCCTATGTACGAGAAATGCCAGGAATTAGGGCTGCCCATCTTATCTGACTCCGGTCCCTGGCCACATTCACACCTTGTATTTATGTACCCCAATCCGCTGGGCTATAAATTATATGAAGACCTGAAAGACTATGCAGAGCCCAATAACTGGGCTAAGGTTCTCGAAGACTTCCCGAAACTGACCGTAATCCTCGCCCACCTTGGTTCGGCCTGGTGGGATGAGAGGGTGGAGCTGGCGCAAAAGTATCCCAACGTCTATTTCGACACGTCACAGGGTTTTTCCGCCCCGGACCAGTTACCGGTGGTTGGCCGCCGCAGCCTGGCTGAAGAAGACGTGGTAAGGGTTTTCCGCAAAATCGGAGTCGAAAGGATAATGTTTGGCACCGACTTGCCGGGAATACCGCTGCAACCCCAGCTGGAACAAATACTGCGGCTTCCCTTCACCGACGAGGAAAAGCGAATGATATTATCGGAGAATGCCAAGCGCATCCTTCATATATAAATTAGCCTGACCGGCTGCCTGCCGTATATCTATAGTTATGTTAAACGAGCGTTGAGGGCTGCTTTGCAAACGTACGCCACGGATATTATACTGATTCCATTATGACCGGACTTGCGCTCGGGTTAATCCTCCTGTCAGCCATTGCCCACTCCACCTGGAACCTCCTGGCCAAACGCACCACGAACCAGGAACTATTCATATGGTGGACACTTATATCCATCAGTATAATCATCTCCCCTTTAGCCATCATTCTCTTTTTACGATACCCCATCGTCTCTCCCGGCTGGTGGTTTGTTCTGGGCACCGTCATATTACATGCCCTGTACTTTGTGCTGCTGGGGCGCAGCTATGCGCATGCCGACTTCTCTATAGTCTATCCTATTGCCAGAGGCATTGGCCCGGCATTTGTGCCAATACTTGGCGTACTTATATTACGAGAGACTCTAACACCATTCGCCGTAATCGGAATAATTATAGTCATCATAGGCATATACACCGTTTACTGGTGGGGTCGAATTCAGCAGTTGCTGCGCGACCCTCTCAGGCTTTTTCGGGAAACCGGGGCAAGATACGCCATACTCACCGGGCTGGTCAATTCCGTGCAGTCGGTATGGGATAAAGTGGGTGTCCAGTATGTCAATCCGTTCCTTTACATGTACCTGCTGGCGCTTGGAGGGGCTATAGTGCTTGCGCCGTATATGATTCGCTACCACGGC contains the following coding sequences:
- a CDS encoding amidohydrolase family protein, translated to MEDFDIIDVHVHLCRTKEEEGDYFPLPGRRERDKWATPERAIEYMDRNNILKTAFMILVPRQYRGPLYEKAKLRELPEGQRKKEKERISQQIGPLMREMNEWGCGVGRRLPRLLPFIGMSDDLGSPEAMVEEVALRASQGAKGVKMHPGQFSYYANDEGFWPMYEKCQELGLPILSDSGPWPHSHLVFMYPNPLGYKLYEDLKDYAEPNNWAKVLEDFPKLTVILAHLGSAWWDERVELAQKYPNVYFDTSQGFSAPDQLPVVGRRSLAEEDVVRVFRKIGVERIMFGTDLPGIPLQPQLEQILRLPFTDEEKRMILSENAKRILHI
- a CDS encoding EamA family transporter, encoding MTGLALGLILLSAIAHSTWNLLAKRTTNQELFIWWTLISISIIISPLAIILFLRYPIVSPGWWFVLGTVILHALYFVLLGRSYAHADFSIVYPIARGIGPAFVPILGVLILRETLTPFAVIGIIIVIIGIYTVYWWGRIQQLLRDPLRLFRETGARYAILTGLVNSVQSVWDKVGVQYVNPFLYMYLLALGGAIVLAPYMIRYHGMGAVRIEGRRNLKIIPVAGLLMFCAYGLVLLVMQFTQVSYIIPAREIGIVFGVILGAILLKESFGRGRIIGSCLIALGVSLISVAR